A single genomic interval of Xiphophorus couchianus chromosome 2, X_couchianus-1.0, whole genome shotgun sequence harbors:
- the lcmt1 gene encoding leucine carboxyl methyltransferase 1 isoform X1 gives MAARQPFADADTADEAVRATCDDATTCKRFATSKGYWKDSSLQYFVRNVGERKAPEINRGYYARVQGVNLLLDAFLKKTQGHCQVINLGAGLDTTFWRLQEENLLPRKLFEVDFPTVVARKIHHIKTKPPLSKPIIDVHSTDSLLLESHVLDSDRFCIIGADLRDVPGLDEKLRRFQLDPELPTLLLSECVLVYMTPSQSSSLVHWAAQTFHTAMFINYEQVNMSDRFGQVMIENLQRRRCALAGVELCQSLDSQKERFLRAGWDQANALDMMAVYSVLPQDDVARIERLEFLDEKELLQQLLQHYCICWATKDRLNLGETRRRLHVCRSWPSEGQRSRSGCQRQQGKRTL, from the exons ATGGCCGCCCGGCAACCCTTCGCGGATGCGGACACTGCGGATGAAGCGGTCCGGGCCACCTGCGACGATGCGACCACCTGTAAAAG GTTTGCCACCAGTAAAGGCTACTGGAAGGACTCCAGCCTCCAGTACTTTGTGAGGAACGTTGGAGAGAGGAAGGCGCCCGAGATCAACAGAG GGTACTACGCCCGGGTTCAGGGGGTCAACCTGCTGCTGGATGCCTTCCTAAAGAAAACCCAAGGTCACTGCCAGGTGATCAACCTGGGCGCCGGCCTGGACACAACTTTCTGGAGGCTGCAG gagGAAAACCTGTTGCCACGGAAGTTGTTTGAAGTTGACTTTCCGACTGTTGTGGCTCGGAAAATCCACCACATAAA GACAAAACCCCCTCTGTCCAAACCCATCATCGATGTTCACTCCACCGACTCCTTACTGCTGG AGTCTCATGTTCTGGACTCGGACCGGTTCTGCATCATCGGAGCCGACCTCAGAGACGTTCCCGGCCTGGACGAGAAGCTGAGGCGGTTCCAGCTGGACCCGGA GTTGCCCACGCTGCTGCTGTCAGAATGCGTCCTGGTCTACATGACCCCCTCCCAGTCGTCCAGCCTCGTCCACTGGGCCGCTCAGACGTTCCACACCGCCATGTTCATAAACTACGAACAG GTGAACATGAGCGACCGCTTTGGTCAGGTGATGATCGAGAACCTGCAGAGGCGGCGCTGCGCGCTGGCCGGAGTGGAGCTGTGCCAGTCCCTGGACTCCCAG aAGGAGCGTTTCCTGAGGGCCGGCTGGGATCAGGCCAACGCTCTGGACATGATGGCGGTCTACAGCGTCCTCCCTCAGGACGACGTGGCCAG AATCGAGCGTTTGGAGTTCCTGGATGAGAAGGagcttctgcagcagctgctgcagcactaCTGCATCTGCTGGGCCACCAAGGACCGGCTCAACCTGGGTGAGACCCGCCGCAGGCTGCAT GTCTGTCGCAGCTGGCCTTctgagggtcagaggtcacggtCGGGTTGCCAGAGGCAGCAGGGGAAGAGGACGCTCTGA
- the lcmt1 gene encoding leucine carboxyl methyltransferase 1 isoform X2 — MAARQPFADADTADEAVRATCDDATTCKRFATSKGYWKDSSLQYFVRNVGERKAPEINRGYYARVQGVNLLLDAFLKKTQGHCQVINLGAGLDTTFWRLQEENLLPRKLFEVDFPTVVARKIHHIKTKPPLSKPIIDVHSTDSLLLESHVLDSDRFCIIGADLRDVPGLDEKLRRFQLDPELPTLLLSECVLVYMTPSQSSSLVHWAAQTFHTAMFINYEQVNMSDRFGQVMIENLQRRRCALAGVELCQSLDSQKERFLRAGWDQANALDMMAVYSVLPQDDVARIERLEFLDEKELLQQLLQHYCICWATKDRLNLGLSQLAF; from the exons ATGGCCGCCCGGCAACCCTTCGCGGATGCGGACACTGCGGATGAAGCGGTCCGGGCCACCTGCGACGATGCGACCACCTGTAAAAG GTTTGCCACCAGTAAAGGCTACTGGAAGGACTCCAGCCTCCAGTACTTTGTGAGGAACGTTGGAGAGAGGAAGGCGCCCGAGATCAACAGAG GGTACTACGCCCGGGTTCAGGGGGTCAACCTGCTGCTGGATGCCTTCCTAAAGAAAACCCAAGGTCACTGCCAGGTGATCAACCTGGGCGCCGGCCTGGACACAACTTTCTGGAGGCTGCAG gagGAAAACCTGTTGCCACGGAAGTTGTTTGAAGTTGACTTTCCGACTGTTGTGGCTCGGAAAATCCACCACATAAA GACAAAACCCCCTCTGTCCAAACCCATCATCGATGTTCACTCCACCGACTCCTTACTGCTGG AGTCTCATGTTCTGGACTCGGACCGGTTCTGCATCATCGGAGCCGACCTCAGAGACGTTCCCGGCCTGGACGAGAAGCTGAGGCGGTTCCAGCTGGACCCGGA GTTGCCCACGCTGCTGCTGTCAGAATGCGTCCTGGTCTACATGACCCCCTCCCAGTCGTCCAGCCTCGTCCACTGGGCCGCTCAGACGTTCCACACCGCCATGTTCATAAACTACGAACAG GTGAACATGAGCGACCGCTTTGGTCAGGTGATGATCGAGAACCTGCAGAGGCGGCGCTGCGCGCTGGCCGGAGTGGAGCTGTGCCAGTCCCTGGACTCCCAG aAGGAGCGTTTCCTGAGGGCCGGCTGGGATCAGGCCAACGCTCTGGACATGATGGCGGTCTACAGCGTCCTCCCTCAGGACGACGTGGCCAG AATCGAGCGTTTGGAGTTCCTGGATGAGAAGGagcttctgcagcagctgctgcagcactaCTGCATCTGCTGGGCCACCAAGGACCGGCTCAACCTGG GTCTGTCGCAGCTGGCCTTctga